The sequence CTCGAAGTTGCCGCTTGGTCTGATAAAACTTTGATTTGTCCGGGTCATTTCTCCTCCTTTTCTTTTAAGAAAAAGCAGAATAAATAATGATCCTTAGCAGTCTAACGGTCAATAAATTTTGTTACGTATAGGTAGGTGGAAGAAAAATTATCCAGTTAAGGGTAGAAGGCGCACATTTCAATCCGAAGTCTTTGCCTCTGCGAAACCACGCAGTATGCACATTGGTACTGGTTTCGGGTCTGTTGATTCTGGTTTTCTTCTTTTGTATGCGGTGAGTTTTTTTCAAGTACTGCATTTGTTACAGGCGTCTCCATTATTTCATCAAATGTGGTAAAAAAGTCAGGAATTCAAAGGTTAGCGGCAAAGAGATATCCCTATGAAAAGGGGAGTTTTTCTGCCTAAATTACATCCTGTATTTTCAAAACAGGTTTTAAAAGTGATATCGTGTTGAACAGCGTCTTTATTGATTTTCCAGAGATTTCCGAAATTGCTACAACAGTTGTAGCAATTTCTTTCTGTAGGTTTTCAGGTATCCGATTGTAGTTTATCAACTCACTCATCACCCCATCCAGATTGTATCCCTTATCAGGATGTTTTGCTTGAATAAAGGATAATATTCCTTTGGTCCGATCTATGGGATTCAAGTCTTCTCGTTGGAGGTTTTCTGTCAATTGGATGGCCAGTATTTCATCCTTTTGGGTGACTATATTAACAATTCTTGCCGGGATGGATTCAAGGCCCAGCTTCTGAACTGCAAGATATCTTCTTTCCCCGCAGAGGAGAAGGTATTTATCTTTTTCATCAACGTTTGTTTCCTTGAGCAGTCCGCGAAGAGATGCCGTTATAGGAGGTGTTTTTTGGTATGGATTGTATCTGTATTAAGGATACGAAAATAATCGGCAACCACTTGCGACAAGGATAAACTTTTTTTTCGGGCGTATGTTTTTGCCTGTTCAATGAGGTTGTCATCAAGACTATTTTGATTCTTAACTATCCACCCAATTTTGCTGACAGCCACGCAGGAAAATGATGCCAGGGGATTGCAAGGTTATTGAATGGCATTTGCATCTCCTTTTCAATCCTGCATACCAGCAAGCCCGTTTCAGACGCATCGTTTCCGGCCAGAGACTTGAAACGGTTAAGCGGTTCCAGGTGTTTCAAAGATGGGGTTGAAGTAAGTTTTATCTCTATGGGGTACATTTTTGCGCCTGCCCGAACAATTAAGTCTACCTCAAGGCCGTCGTGTGAGCGCCAAAAAAACACATCCGCCTTCATCCCCTTGTTTGCAAAAAATTTAACTGCTTCACATATTATCAGACCCTCAAAGATTGCACCGCTCATTGCACCGGAAAGTGTTGAAATTGCATCCGGCTGCCTTGTCAGTGCACAGACAATGAGAGAATCGAGGAAATAGAGTTTCGGGGTTTTCACTAACCGTTTTCCATAGTTACTAAAATACGGGGGGAGAAAACAACAGAGATATGACGCTTCAAGAACAGATGACCATGCCTTTATGGTAGGTAAGGATACTCCACACTCTCTCGATAGATTTGCAGTGTTAAATGTCTGGCTGTGATTTGCTGCGCAAAAACCAAGAAATAGCTCAAACAACCTGATGTCTTTAATGTTTTGAAGCTGTCTTACATCGCGCTCAATATAAGTTTGTATATAGGAACGAATCCATAAGTCCCTTTTCTCTGGATAAAGAGACGGTTCAGGGTAACCTCCATTCCATATAACCGCTTCCAACGACGCCCCGCCTTCCTTCATGCTTTCAGTCATACTGAACGGCAGAAGATCAAGTATTGCAATCCGCCCTGCAAGCGATTCGCTTACATTCTTCATTAGATGAAACTGCTGAGAACCGGTCAGCACCCATAGTCCCGGTGTATTTCTGTCGTTATCTATACGGATTTTGATATACGGGAATATCTCAGGGACATGTTGAACTTCATCAAGGATAACATGCCTTTTTGTGAACCTGTTTAAAAATCCATTGGGGTCAGACAGGGCAAAACTTCTTTCAAACGGGTCATCGAGGCTGACATAGTCCGATGCTTCGCCTATTTCATTAAGTAAAAACGTGGTTTTTCCCGACTGCCTCGGTCCTGTCACCAATACCGATGGGAAAGATTTTAATGCCTCTGCCAGTTTTGATGATAAGAGCCTGGACACATACATATTGACAATAATAAATTACAACTTTATATCTGTCAAGACAAATAATTGAAATACGCTGCCTCCTTTTCCTGGGAAAGACTGGGGGTCAGGTCTTGTTTTTTTGCACGCATTATTCCAATTCTAAATCAAGGCGCTATCATCGTTGGCTTCGTCATCAGATCCTCGACGTACTGCTATCGTACGCCTACGTCTCTTCTTCCTTGCCGCCTTGATTTCATCCTTGATTTAAAACTGGAATTGATCCTCACACCTGCGGAACAGGTTTTTTAATCGGTTTTATTGGCGCAATCTCCGGGTTGGTTACAGGCGTCTCCATTATTTCATCAAATATGGTAAAAAAGTCAGGACTTCCAAGGTTAGCGGCAAAGAGATATCCCTGTGAAAAGGGGAGTTTTTCTGTCTGAATTACATCTTGTATTTTCAAAACATGTTTTAAAAGTGATATCGTGCGATGCAGCGTCTGTATTTACTTTGCAGAGATTTCAGAAATCGTTACAACTGTTGTAACGATTTCTTTCTGTAGGTTTTCGGGTCTCCGATTGTAGCTTATCAACTCACTCATCACCCAGTCCAAGATGAAAATAAATAAACCAAACAAATCATGATGATATGGTATTGTCAAAAGTTTCATGCACAATTAATATGAAGATTGAACCTCCCCGCAGCAGGGTGCAGGTTATCACTGGGAAGAGGCTCATATCCCCCTCACCCCGCCCTCTCCCCCGGAGGGGCGAGGGCAAGTAGTAACCCTACAGCAAGCTTCAGGGCAAGTAGTAACCCTACAGCAAACTGCAGGGAATCATTTGGATTGAATATGGGCAGGACTCTACAAAGCAAAATAGAGGGTATGTAGAAAATAAAATTGAAAATGAAGAAACTTGCCCCCTTCTTTATTCCGGCTTAGCATCAATGTAGATGCTAAGCCGGATTGAGTGGGCAGCGGCATGGCAGGGATGTTTCAGATTCGGATGGGCTGTTAGACTTGAAGGCCGTAGACGTACTCAACGTACGTCGGAGGATCGCAAGTCGAAGCAGAGCGCCGAAGATGAACATCCCAATCATGCCGCTGACCGACCAAGTGAAAAGACAGACAAAACTGCTTAAGATCCGGTCTGCTCAGTTACCAGGGAAAGAAGGGTAAATAAAACTTGCAGTTTATATTCTGATCCAACGGCGTTCAATGGCATAGTAGATAAATAATCCCGCCAGATAGGCTGCGCCCATGTTCCACATTGCAGTACCGGCGGTGATGACAAGGACAAAAAGGTTCTCCTTCTTTAGCTTCACATCCTTGATGGTCATGGCAAGTTCCACACCCGCGAAAAAAAGAATCACGCCGAGAATAGACCGGGGAAAGACCTGAAGTATGAGCGATATTGAGTCGCTCAGGAAAAGCCCGGAAAAAAGGGTAATCAGGCCGAGTATTACCAGGGCACCGCCGGTTTTTGCTCCAAAACGTATATGTCCCGCCATACCTCCTGCACCGTGACAGACCGGGATACCGCCAATGCAAGGGCTGATAAGGTTCATCACTCCATGATCGATACTGATTTTCCTGGCTGTCACCGGCCTGTCCGGAAAATATTGATTATTCTCGGCAACAGTGCCGATGATGGCATTGCCAAGGGTAAGCGGCACCTGGGGGAGTCCCAGGACTATAAACCCTGTCAGCAGTTCGCTCCACGAAATCCGCGGAAGCCCGATCTCCGGCCACCGGAACCTAACTGAAATATGGGCCAGGTCACCAAACAATCCCGGATTATGAATGAATGAAACAACGATCCCGTAAGAAAGAAGGACCAGCATCGCCGGATATCGTTTGCTGTTCAGGAGAATCAAAGTCAAAACAGCGCCTCCGATAGCAAATACCGGCTGCGTTCTCATCATGCTCAGTCCCTCAGCAATGAAGCTGAGGCCGAGGCCGACCATTATGCCTCTTACCACAGGCTTGGCAGTGATCTTCTGAATCACTGTAATGGCGCCTGTGAAGCCCATTAAAAGCCAGAAAACCCCGGTAAAAATACCCGCGCCCCAGATCATTCCCGGAGAGATAGTGCTTGCATGAGCAATGGACATTCCCCCGATCGCTTTCATGGGCTGAATCGGCATAGGCGTTCTGAAATAAAGGCCCGCAAAGATTTTGAAGAGCCCGAATGTAACGAGAATACCCAGGGGGTCCATCTTGTTAAGAGTGATATAGCCTACAATAAAAGGGATTAACGTTCCCAGATCTCCGAAGGCACCGGCAAATTCCATTCTGTCGTATTGATTACCAAAAATCTTCATAGAGCCTTTCCGCTAATCATCCTATGCCTGCTGTCAATGGGCACAGAGGAACATTTTTTCTCCATCACACAACATTAACATTCAAGAAAGAGCCGTTCAAGAAGAAAGATGAAAAGAAAAGGCACAAAAAGTATATCAAAAATATCTTTAAGATATTATTATTGAAATTTAATTCAATGCATGATAAAGATTTCAACTAAGCAATATTCGTCCGATTTGCAAGGGAAGTGAAGTGAAAATCTTCCACTGTCCCGCAACTGTGACGGGTTAAAGGCAACGCATGGCATATGCCGGCCACTGTCCTGAAAAAGGATGGGAAGGCGCGTAAGCTCAACGCCCGGAAGTCAGGAAACCTTGGATTGGATGTCTTAAGATACTGTCCTTACGAGGCATAAGGAGGTTACTCTTGAAACATGTATTATCAACATTTCTTTTATTCCTTATTTTTTTAATTCCCCATACAGCACAGGGTCTGCAAACTTACAGTTTAGACAAAATTGTTGTTACCGCAACAAGGGTAGAAACACCGGCGGAAGAAGTCGCAAGCTCGATCAGCATCGTCACCTCAAAAGAGATTGAGGACAAAAAACAGCCTATTGTTCTGGATATCCTCCGCGGATTACCGGGAGTTGACGTTACTCAAACCGGAGGACTGGGCAGGACATCCTCAATATATATGCGGGGCGCTAATCCGGAACATACACTTGTATTGATCGATGGAATGGAAGTAAACGATGTTATGCACTTCGGCAGACTCTACGACTTTTCGGACCTTACGATTGACAATATCGAGCGCATCGAGGTCTTACGGGGGCCTCAAAGCACCCTTTATGGTTCAGGCGCTATAGGAGGCGTTATAAACATAATTACAAAAAAGGGAGCCGGTAAACCGAAGTTCTTTGTGTCTGGAGAAGGCGGTTCCTATAATACTTATAGAGAATCTGCAGGATTAGAGGGCTCACTGAAAAATTTTCATTATTCTTTAGGTGCTTCCCATATTAATTCAAAAGGCATCTCATCGGCAAACAGAGGGGACGGCAATATTGAAACCGACGGATATGATAATATGTCCCTTTCATCCAGGTTCGGATTTAGCCTTGGGGAATATGTCAATACCGATTTTGTTGTCCATTATACCAAAGCAAGATCAGATATAGATAATGGCGGCGGCATAGGCGGAGATGATATCAATAACATATACAGGGTTGTCCAGCTTCTCTTGAAAGGCAAGGTTGATATCACCCTTTATGATGGAAAATGGATGCAGTCCATAGAGTTCGCTACCAACACCAATGACAGGACAAACTTTAATCCACAGGATTTCCAGCATCCTCTTGATGCAGAAAGAGCAAGTTATAACGGAAGGCTTGACAAAATAGGATGGCAGCATGTTGTTGAGGTGCACAGAACAAATACGCTCACCTTTGGTGTGGAATATAAGGAAGAGACGGGAAAATCAGATTACCGCTGGATAAGCGCCTGGGGCCCCGGGACAAGTCTCTTTCCCGAAAAATCTGCGCATAATACGGGCTATTACATACAGGATCAGATTAGGCTGGGGGAACAGTTTTTTGGAACCATAGGCATGCGCCTGGATGATCACAGTGAGATAGGATCGAAAATCACATATCGGATTGCCCCTGCATATTTCATAAAACAGACCGGAACAAAGATACGGGGAACATACGGCACCGGAGAGAGGGCTCCTTCCCTGTATCAGCTTTATGCACCGGCAACAGTGTGGAGTCCTGTGGGTAATGCGAATTTAAAACCGGAGGAGAGCAAGGGCTGGGATTTTGGGATAGACCAGGATTTTTTTCATGAAAAAGTCACCCTTGGTATCACCTATTTTAATAACACATTCAAAAACCTCATAGACTTCGATAATGCCCTCGGTTACGTAAATATCGGAAAGGCAAGAACTGACGGAGTGGAGTTCTCAACCAGGATTAAGGCAAGAGATGATCTTATATTAGATTTCAGCTATACCTATATGGACACCGAGAATCAGGATACCGACGAATCTTTATTAAGAAGACCGAAGAATAAGTTCAGCGCTGATGCAAACTATAGTTTTTCAGAAAAAGGAAGCGTTAATCTCAGGATTCTTTATACTGGCCAAAGGAGAGACTGGATGCCGTATCCTTCAAGCGGTATAGTTGGAGGACATACATTGGTAAATGCTGCAGCCAAATACAATATAACCAAACAAATCCAGTTATTCGGAAGGATTGAGAACCTCCTGAACAGAAAATATCAGGAGGTCCATGGATATGGAACACCAGGATTTTCCATGTACGGAGGGTTTAAGGTTGACTATTGAGAATATAACATCACAGCTGAATAAAGTTTTCACCAATGCTGTTAAAAAGATAGCTGCACCCGGTATACTATTCTCAGGCGGGCTTGATACGAGCATCATCGCAGCCATTGCATGCCGTATATATGCACCATCTGAAG is a genomic window of Pseudomonadota bacterium containing:
- a CDS encoding ATP-binding protein, with product MSRLLSSKLAEALKSFPSVLVTGPRQSGKTTFLLNEIGEASDYVSLDDPFERSFALSDPNGFLNRFTKRHVILDEVQHVPEIFPYIKIRIDNDRNTPGLWVLTGSQQFHLMKNVSESLAGRIAILDLLPFSMTESMKEGGASLEAVIWNGGYPEPSLYPEKRDLWIRSYIQTYIERDVRQLQNIKDIRLFELFLGFCAANHSQTFNTANLSRECGVSLPTIKAWSSVLEASYLCCFLPPYFSNYGKRLVKTPKLYFLDSLIVCALTRQPDAISTLSGAMSGAIFEGLIICEAVKFFANKGMKADVFFWRSHDGLEVDLIVRAGAKMYPIEIKLTSTPSLKHLEPLNRFKSLAGNDASETGLLVCRIEKEMQMPFNNLAIPWHHFPAWLSAKLGG
- a CDS encoding putative sulfate/molybdate transporter, whose product is MKIFGNQYDRMEFAGAFGDLGTLIPFIVGYITLNKMDPLGILVTFGLFKIFAGLYFRTPMPIQPMKAIGGMSIAHASTISPGMIWGAGIFTGVFWLLMGFTGAITVIQKITAKPVVRGIMVGLGLSFIAEGLSMMRTQPVFAIGGAVLTLILLNSKRYPAMLVLLSYGIVVSFIHNPGLFGDLAHISVRFRWPEIGLPRISWSELLTGFIVLGLPQVPLTLGNAIIGTVAENNQYFPDRPVTARKISIDHGVMNLISPCIGGIPVCHGAGGMAGHIRFGAKTGGALVILGLITLFSGLFLSDSISLILQVFPRSILGVILFFAGVELAMTIKDVKLKKENLFVLVITAGTAMWNMGAAYLAGLFIYYAIERRWIRI
- a CDS encoding TonB-dependent receptor, with the translated sequence MKHVLSTFLLFLIFLIPHTAQGLQTYSLDKIVVTATRVETPAEEVASSISIVTSKEIEDKKQPIVLDILRGLPGVDVTQTGGLGRTSSIYMRGANPEHTLVLIDGMEVNDVMHFGRLYDFSDLTIDNIERIEVLRGPQSTLYGSGAIGGVINIITKKGAGKPKFFVSGEGGSYNTYRESAGLEGSLKNFHYSLGASHINSKGISSANRGDGNIETDGYDNMSLSSRFGFSLGEYVNTDFVVHYTKARSDIDNGGGIGGDDINNIYRVVQLLLKGKVDITLYDGKWMQSIEFATNTNDRTNFNPQDFQHPLDAERASYNGRLDKIGWQHVVEVHRTNTLTFGVEYKEETGKSDYRWISAWGPGTSLFPEKSAHNTGYYIQDQIRLGEQFFGTIGMRLDDHSEIGSKITYRIAPAYFIKQTGTKIRGTYGTGERAPSLYQLYAPATVWSPVGNANLKPEESKGWDFGIDQDFFHEKVTLGITYFNNTFKNLIDFDNALGYVNIGKARTDGVEFSTRIKARDDLILDFSYTYMDTENQDTDESLLRRPKNKFSADANYSFSEKGSVNLRILYTGQRRDWMPYPSSGIVGGHTLVNAAAKYNITKQIQLFGRIENLLNRKYQEVHGYGTPGFSMYGGFKVDY